DNA sequence from the Myotis daubentonii chromosome Y, mMyoDau2.1, whole genome shotgun sequence genome:
atacaatatgtaaaatttaaacatttatgtacatTGTAATTTAAATCCACACTTATGAAACAACATTGTATAATTCAAAACTTGCCTTCAATCATGAAACTTCATAATGTTAtctacaattcttgatgcttcccccaaacctaccatttgcttttagtcattcttaaataacagaagccaaattctttacaagtaaatgtctgtaccttatcatttttaacttcagagtctaattcttctgtcacaggggcttccccctcactccccaaATGCCCAATCAGGTGAGCTACTGTACTGCatcattcactctctcttgcatacatggtgtatcctgtgatcgccgccagcaccaTATTCCAGACCTCTTACAGGGGTGTCCCttcggctgttgcagtaattgccgTGCCTCCATCATACCCATCTCttgtgtggctgtaataatcatcacagggactagaccaccataagtcagagggggccttcTTGCTGGTggtgcccattttttttattgggatgttgatcttccttttgtttaattGGATGAGTTCAGTATGAATTTTGGAGAATAGgtccttattggatataacattggcaaatatcttctcccaggcagtggacttgttttgttgttgttcttgtatTTGTTGGCTGCTTCTTCTCTGCAGAAGTGTTTTAATTTGACGTAGTCCcagttgtttcttttctcctcagtttccattgccctagtagCTGTATCAGTAAAGGTATTGCTGAGACATATGCCTGATATTTtgtcttcttctaagattttcatggttacccacttacgtttaagtcctttattcattcccAGTTTATACTTGTGTATggagtaagttggtggtctagattaatttttttgcatttatctgtgcTATTTGTCCAACACCTATAattattatgtttatattttggCTTTGGAATAtctttaatgaaacaaaataaattttcctcTATGTTAATTGAGTCATACTTTCTCTGAATCCggcctttaaaaaaatcccctGGGGCACAGTCCCATCAGTTCTTTGATTTTCCTTCCACTGATCCCAAACCTCTGCTGTAGTCTGTGTCCTTTCAAAGGATGAAAGCAGACCCGGAGGCCTCAGAGCCGCCCACAGCATGCTCCTGCCCACGGGAGGTGCAGCGCCCATCACCATCTGGAACTTGGCTACCAGGGACAGTCAAAGCCTGAGAATCAAAGTGGCAGCATGTCATCGCCTTCACTGGCCTGTCTGCAGAAGCACAAAACCAGTCCTCCCAGCCAGTGCTCTGGGGACCGGCCTTCAGGGCGATGTGGGGGCGCTGTACCCTGGCAGCCAAGCATCCGATGCTTCTCTTTggacaggcctgggccagggcctttGGGGATCTCTGTGTCCATGGTATAAATCCGTGTGAGATCAGACACAATGTTATCAATGATTGGCTTAGTAAGGTCGTCACTAAAcacctgccaccatggcttctcggcctcggcctcggcgGGCACCTGGACCCCATAGGCCTGCAGGGCCAGGTGGAGCACCGCCACCGCTATGTGCTGAGCCTGGAACCGGAAGCACAGCCCCCCGTGGTAGCTGTCCCGCAGCAGGGCCCAGGAAGTGACAGAGATGGGGGTCCGTTGCCAGCTGTAAGGATTCATCCAGTTCTTGAGAGAAATCAGGTAGTGGAGCAGGTACCTGTGTGGGTGCTGAAAGGATACTTGGAAGCGCAGTACACGCAGCACAAGGAGCTCGCACTGCACAATGCTGTCCCGGATCACCCAGAATCGGGAGTCCATCTCCAAGGGCTCGCTGCCCGGGTAGAAGTACCTGTTGGACACATTGATGATGTCACGGGTTCGCAGGGGCTGTTCTTCCACTTTGCCAGCCAAGTAAAGGGCAGACATGGCGACCAAGTAGGGGTCATAGGCGTCCACGTTGATCTCACAGAAGAACTTATGGTAAATGGCACAGGCTGTGGCGAGGGGAATGGACTGCATCCCTAGCTTGAAACCTGCCTCCATGATGAATGTTGTCACCCGGAAGTGCACCCTCACCTGGGGTTCGGGCCACCCCTTGGTGCCGGGCGCTGCATCCTCCTCTCTGCAGCTGTCCAGGCTAAGGTCCTCCATGGGGCCCTGCCCGGAGGCCCCAGACCCCATGGGAAGGGCAAGAGTCTCCAGTGTGGCGCCTGTGCCAGCGGAGTCCTAGCCCAGTGCGCCgacgccctccctggccccgcccaGCCACGCCACGCCACGCCACGCCACGCCACGCCACGCCACGCCCCGCTGCGCAGCGCCTCGCTGCGACGCACCACGCCACGCCCTGCCCCGGGGCCCCACCTACCCctccctgcctaggcctgactgCCATCCAGGTTCCAACACCAATTATTGAGGAGACTGTATGACTCCATtctatgcttttgcctcctttttcaaatattaattcagcatAATGGTTAGGGTCGACTTCTATGTTCTCTGCTCTGTCCCATTGGTCTTTATGTCTTTTTTAGTGCCAGTAACATGCAGTTCTGAGaatggtggctttgtaatatagcttgatatctggtattgtgatccctccagctTAGTTCTTCTTTGTCCAGATTGCTGTAAgtattgggtgttttttttttaaatccctaggAATTTTTGGAACCTTTCTTCTAGGTCTGTGAGATacgccattgatattttaatggggaatacATTAAAACTGTACATTGCTTTGgctactatgaacattttaatgatgttgattgtaccaaaccatggtatgttcttctatttGCTTTAGTCTTCCTCTATCAGTTTTTTCAATTTCCTGTAGCTTTCCAAGAACaggtttttacctccttagttaagtttagtccaaggtttcttaattttttattggacTGGTAAatcgcattttttttttttttagtttctctttctgagttcATTATCCGTATATCAAAAAGCCATAgaattctgggtgttaattttgtaccctgctacattgccaaattcatttattaaatctcctagggttgttttttttttgagtcttTAGGTATTTCTATGGACAGTACCATGCCATCTGGGAAttatgacagttttacttcttcttttccacttaGCATGCCTTGTTtgacttcttcttgtctgattgcattgTCTAGCACTACCAGTACTCTGTTGAACCGAAGTgttgagagtgggcatccctgtcttgttcctcttcttagagtaattgtttttgcccattgagtatgatgttgtctgtagttttgtcacataaggcttttataaggttgaggtatgatccctctatgcccagtttgcttagagtttttatcaaaattgggtgttgtattttgtcaaatgcttttcctgcaccaattgatatgaatctctcttaatttgtttatgtgatgcatcacatttattgatttctggatgttgactCATCCTACTTCCCCAGAATATATCTGCTTTGGCATGGTGTATGCTCATTCCAATGTAATATTGCATTGGATTTGTTAGAGTTGTGTTGAGCATTGTAACATCTATGGTCATCAGAGATATATTGgcctgcatttttctttctttgtattttctctgTCAGGTTTTCagattagaataatgctggcttcCTAGAAAGCATACAGAAATGGTTCTTCCCTTGTATTTtatggaatagtctgaggaagaaggttttagtttttctttgaacacttggtaaaactccctgtgaAACCGTCTagcccaggcttttgtttgctgcaaGTTATTTTTGTGACTATTTGAATTTCCTGAGTAGTTATTGTCCTAGTCCTATGTTTtattcttcctaattgagtttaggaagattgtatttttctaggaatatgtccatttcttcaggGTTGATCATTTTGTTGGAgaagagttgtccatagtatttatttaCAATCCTTTTTATATCTGTGGGGTCTTTTGCTATTTTGcctctgtcatttctgattttgtttactggGGTCCTGTTGGTGAGCCTAGCTAGAGATTAATCAATctggtttatcctttcaaagaaatagCTCATGTCTTTATTAATCTTTTTGCggtttttagtctctatgtcatttatttctgctgtgatcttcattatttccttcctgctGTTCAGTTTTGGCTTTGCTTGTTGCTCTCTCTAACTTTTTAATTTGTGGGGGTTAGATAATTTGTTAactgtttttcttgttctttgatttaggcctgtaatgctatgaagttCCCTCTAAGGACTACTTTCagtgtgtcccatagattttggatttttatttttaattgtcatttatttccaggatgattttaatttcttctttaatctctttggAAATCCAGTAACCTATCTTTGTACATAAAAGCCCTGTGACCgcaatggcagaatgaccagaatggctAGTGGCTATGACTTGCATTGCAGCAGGGAACAAGCCTTATCTGGGCATCAATCGGCCATATCCCTGACCAGCCTTGCCTCCCAtctgcccccaaccccccattcagGGCGGGACTGAGAAGCAAACCACCCACAGCCTTTCCCCCTGGTCAGCCACACCCCCTATATGTGCTAAGGCCCAGATTGGAGGCATGGCCTTCTGATTAACTGCCAATGGCCACTCACcgctgccagcctggccccatgTGCCCCCATCTGGGGAGGCCGACCAGACTGCTTCCGTGCAGGAATTCGTACCCTGGGcctccatctacactaataaaagagaaaaatggtaattggcgtacgagctacccttttcaatggctaatcagggctatatgcaaattaactgccaacaagatggtggttaatttgcatatgtaggcacaatgcagggaggcaaaagggaaaacaggaagaagccccctgccactgacagtgaccagaaacccaggggggagctaagagctggggggcagggcaaaggcggccctggggctgcctttgccctgccccccagccatgattggagaatcaggtgccttttctgccctggccaatgatagcaggaagtaggggtggagccagcgatgggagctgggcatggtcgaagctggcagtcccgggagctaggggtcccttgcctaggcctaaagcgaagcccatgattgtggggctgctgccactgcaggtccccgctgcccgggccggacgcctaggtcagaggcgtcaggcctgggcaaggggctgatcctgcgattggagggtgatgtgggtcaatgcctgagggctcccagtatgtgagagggggcaggctgggctgagagacactcccccacacacacacacccagtgaacgaattttgtgcaccgggcccctagtttatttaataaaagactatttagcctccaagtatttgaattttgttatatcttattgtagtttattaataatattagaggcccaatgaacGAACTTTGTACACTTGGCGGAGTCCCtcaccctctggcagtctgggagacctctggggatgtccgaatGATGGCTTAGGCTTAATCCCAGTTGCCAAACATTCTTAGCGcctctgtggaggtgggagagattcctgccactgctgctccacTTGCCAGTCGTCAGCACAGGATCCAGCTGAGTGGCGCTGCccttgtgggagctcactgaccatcaaggtcagctcttgcattgagaTTCTACCCCGTGGGTGTCAGAGAATATCATAGCAATCGGTCTTATCTCTTTTTTATGACCTTtattttgagatttcttttttctttcttttctaaattgttttattgcttaaagtattacaaagggtattacatatgtctcctttttcttccctgacctgacaatcccctgacctcccctatcccccagagttttatgtccattggttatgcttatatgcatgcatacacatctTTCgggtgatctcttaccctccccccctgcccccaaaccctccccaccttcccgctgtattttgacagtctgttcgaagctgctctgcctctgtatctatttttgttcataagtttataatggtctttattatccataaatgagtgagatcatgtggtatttttccttcattgactggcttatttcacttagcataatgctctgcagttccatccatgctgctgcaaatggcaagaattccttcttttttacaaaagcatagtattccatcgtgtagatgtgccaccgttttctaacccattcatctgctgatgggcatttaggctgttttcagatcttggctatggtgaattttgctgctctgaacataggagTGCTTATATCCTTTCTGGGCTGAGAGGTGTGGCAAAcattcctgcccagatccctggtttttaccttaccagagaactctgcccttcctggctgcatactgtctcaccacctgagtgtACTTTGCCATTTccaggtgggtgttattagtttcagctgctcactccatttgctccaggacaagccctgggacGCGTGTGCCTATTCCATCGCCATCTTGGCTTcttgagatttatttttcaaatataattattgatcccctagttttttcccctttgccctaaaagtattttctctccttccactttcagtccatgtgagtcccttattctgaggtgggtctctaaTAGACAGCATACATATgtgtcttgttttattataattttggccattttatatcttttgaatggagtgtttattccatttaggtttaaggttaTTTTGATAGGTACTGATATGTTGCCACTTTTTCCTTTATGCAATgtgtttcttctgtctcttctattccttctttttacaacagtccctttagcatttcttgcattgatggtttagtagtgaaacactaccgtagattttttttttctgtgaagacactGAATTCCCCTATAGTTTTGAATGATTgccttgctggataagtattcttggatttggccccttgttttgcatcacttagtatatttccttttattcccttctggcctgatgtgtttctgttaaaaatcatttgaaaacctaacaggagagcctttgtaggtgaatctctgtctctctctttcagcctttaaggttctgtttgtgtcattattgtttgccattattattacaatgtgtcttggtataggtcttattgggttcatcttgtttgggactgtctgtgcttgtgtgactttttcttcccaagatgaggaaggttttgtgattatttcttctaataggttttctaatccttgttcctcatcttgtccttctgacaCCCTTATTATacacatgttactttgtttcatgttgtccccaatctccctttggatatccacctgctttctattttttctctccaattgctgttcagattgtgttgttcagGGTGTGTTACTCTGCCCTGTCACCtaaatcactgattcaatccttttctacttctagtctactattgaaaccttccatcatattttttattgtagctattatcaatttttttcattttttcttgattcttatgtaagttgtggatttcccaggcatctggtgtatgaactttATGAACCTTATTCTTGATTCCTTTTCGAACATATTGTATGTCTCCATTTAATTGAGTTCCTCTTCTGgcaattcttccttttctgtccttttggggttgtttgttagtctccccattttagctatCATTGAAGGACCCAGGTGCCTGGGTGCGATGGTCCAATGGCCAGAGAGTGGATCAGCAATTCAGTTGTAcactccaagactcacaggaggcagtggcagtggtggggggctgGAGTCCCGGTGTCCGTGGGTCTGCTGCTGCCGTAAAaaggtctttggccagagtggctctcaGGTggtctgaggcccatctgggtggacGTAAGGCTGGGAtcctagtcatagcagctctcccctttaagatggcttgttttcttagaaTCATATTTAACATCAAACAGTGtagtaacataaaaatataaagattgtGCAAGGagccaattaaaaatagaatggagaaacAAATCAGAACTACGTATACAGACTTGCATTCATACTGGACattgttttctgtcattttaactGAAGAAATAGTAAATGTAAGAAATCTGAGGAGTGGTAGAggaggaataaagtacctaatcattttgaatgaatgattgttttaaaaaataaatagtttatgtAAGCCGGGTGCactgaaaaaatgaaatagatgtgtgaatacataaatgaagtaacagacacattctaaaaagtaatccacaatgcccagtcagtattgctcaatggttgaggatAGAATTGTGAACGAAGATATCTCATCATCTatacctggtcaggacacatgcccagggtgctgcCTGGTTTgccagtatgagacatttaaggaagccgctgatcaaaatatttctttttcatctatgtttccatctctctatccctctctccagATAACCAAGAATGAGcctattgccaaaaccggtttggctcagtggatagagcgtcggcctgcggactgaaaggtcccaggttcgattccggtcaagggcatgtacctgggttgcgggcatatccccagtaggagatgtgcaggaggcagctgatcgatgtttctctctcatcgatgtttctaactctctatctctctcccttcctctctgtaaaaaatcaataaaatatatattaaaaaaaaagaatgagcctattaaaaaacaagaatgcaatgtatgtgttttcccatggaaTGTGAGACATTTTAGTCCTTATTACTAGAGGTCTTTGGAGGACatttattaaccaacatatatggttctgtgttgaatacttcaatggaatattgttaataatgaagtgtttcatatACTTACCATGAAAAAGGGctctatcatttttgaaggaaatgcttggtttgggagaagaatttgaggtagatcttgattttagttgcaataataagtaggttcaaagagttgttcatttgttcaggttaaatgttatgtagtgttgATATTATGTGTACTCAttttagtctgtgggtggaaaaacaattaaaatagactacaccaagaaaccatcttttcaaagtgggggttGGCAGAGGGCACCACTTCCATCAAGAAATAGAggtgatataagaagtctgagaagtggaagaggaggaagtaagagaagcaaaagggCCCTCAGGTGGAAAACACTTAGGTGatgtttcaaaatctagggacggtaggagatctgacttaggtaaacacataatacaatatgcaaatgaggtaCCATAGACATGCGTACctgaagcctatgtgatcatattcactcctataaattcaataaagagtgcagaaactgtaagtaactcaaatgtttttaaaaaattaaaaaagatatgtgcatgaaaccattatttatgtgaaaacagtaacattgaatgaagagatacacctcaatttcattcatatcattcaaagcaaaagaaatgataccattcattagattgagaatgtatactgatgatcAATATGATTTGCAATTGCTAAAGAGATATAGCACTTCTAATAATGAATGCAATATGTAATGTGTGAAACACTCCTAATGACCTTACAGGGATAGtatttaaacctcaagctaaattcagtctGTTTTAGCATTACTGTTTGCCTCTAGTCACTTCAACAGTTCTGTGAAGAACacaattctattgatcttatgttagaatgttacactttgGGAACAGGAAGTCTTGTAGGTTTAAAGTGAAGattcatacttattgaactacTAAGAATTTGTTCTGAAAGTACCCTTCTTTCGtctgaaaaaaggacatcagttcaccttgGAAAATTCCCACTGAAATATATGTTAGTCTAATTATATAAACTTCAATGACAcacacttcattatttagaattggatttgaaatactAGTTTTGAGTATAGGAATGTGCAACCCTCTACTGtgtaaaataatctttattattaatttgataAGACGATCTTGTACCTACATTTGATGTAGAAAACTTTCCATTTGGAAACTACATAAGAGAAATGTCTATGGTATTAAATAGATTCACCAAGGGCtctctgactcaggaaaaggctaaaacCAATGATTCACCAAGTTTATTggtctgtctttctttctttctttctttatttctttcttgtatatgagaaatatgaaacatgaataaaaatgttgatgagctattttcagggagttgtcttttaattaatttatctatttacttatttgacTGACTAAGAAAAgaaggtatattcatttcaatatatctgtagcaggaaaagttggtttcatattaaccagttttcccaatttcaaaGATTTAGTGTCCATTTGTGATAATTAGGTGTGTGACATTTCACAGGAAATTTCCTAAAGTGTTATTGCAGAGTTTGTGCAAGATGAAGGTGAATGTTCCCATTTTTCCCATCTGGGTGATACTGAAAGAGTTTGCCAGTTCTTATTTGGCCATATATGAGGATGCTCAGAGTTCTTCTTTCCCATGACGAATTACAGAATTGGAAGATAAGCCTCTTctctatttgaaaatgaaaacagtgattgttaattatgtattattcaacatgttttatttaaatactctTAAAATAGAGTGtagtattctgatcaaagaattattttataaatgaagtgtAGGAATTACATAACATTCGTTAAATAACACTTTTTTGTaatgcatcatgttttgactttttatattttaatttttaactataaggttacatgttttaaaagcttttattgagatgaaattaatttgaagactagttgagactgttttcttgtatcttttaaatgacttctttcacttagtatatctggattctctgcattcaaatccaggtgtgtgtgtatgtgtgtgtgtgtgtgtgtgtgtgtgtgtgtgtgtgtgtgtgtgtgttttgttttgtttgattggcacgtatatataatgctgcttca
Encoded proteins:
- the LOC132225643 gene encoding cyclin-Q-like, coding for MEDLSLDSCREEDAAPGTKGWPEPQVRVHFRVTTFIMEAGFKLGMQSIPLATACAIYHKFFCEINVDAYDPYLVAMSALYLAGKVEEQPLRTRDIINVSNRYFYPGSEPLEMDSRFWVIRDSIVQCELLVLRVLRFQVSFQHPHRYLLHYLISLKNWMNPYSWQRTPISVTSWALLRDSYHGGLCFRFQAQHIAVAVLHLALQAYGVQVPAEAEAEKPWWQVFSDDLTKPIIDNIVSDLTRIYTMDTEIPKGPGPGLSKEKHRMLGCQGTAPPHRPEGRSPEHWLGGLVLCFCRQASEGDDMLPL